The following nucleotide sequence is from Schistocerca serialis cubense isolate TAMUIC-IGC-003099 chromosome 4, iqSchSeri2.2, whole genome shotgun sequence.
CCGTCCTCAACCATACATTTTTGTCTAAAAAACACAGCAGAAACCCTCGTTACcaccagagcaaaatcctttctaccccaaaccatcactcagTCACTTCTGTGAAGTCCTTTACATGGCAGGAACCGAACTCTGGAATAACTTCCCTCATTATATCAGCAAACCAAATAACAGCTCCAGCTTCAAAAGACGTTCAATGGCATATCTACCACACAAACAATGTTGTCTGTCTTTGTTCCTTGCAAGCTCTCATTACTCAATTGGATCAAAGTATCTTTCTTTCCAACTAGATCATTTCATTTACCATTAACTTCTAACTGGTATACACTACCTAAATTACTATGCCTCAGATCTCACTATCTCAGAAAATATCACTTCTCTATAGCTACATATACATTTTGTTATTGCTCCAGCAGTAGAAGTAGCAATAGCAGTAGTGTTGGTAGCAGCAGAAGCCCAAACTCTTTTTCACACGGTCATTGGATTACATTTAAATCACTGCATTAATGCCATtgtattactatttatttatttatgatactaaaattgtaatttctgaagtaattatgaaataaaaatactgaaagCCCGAATATGGCCTAGtcaaataaataaatcataataaTTACTTTCAGAGCGCTTACAGATGATAAAAGCTGAAAATGATTCATTGATATACCAGTAGGCTATCTAGAAGCAACCTCCCTGTGATTTACTGTATTAAAGGTGATCCTACAGCTGGACTCTCTCAAATTTTGAGTATTTAGGAGCCAGAGAATTTCTTGGATATGCTCTTTCAGTTACTGTTAGACCTTTCAtgtcttctacatctatatcttaaCGATCTCACAAATTTTCTCCCACCCAAAAGGGGACAATTGGCTCATGGATGTAAGGGGGGAAACATCAACCAACATAAAAAGTGTGAAGGCAAATTATCTTTGTCCCAATGCTCTGCAAGCTAAAAAAAATTGCACTCATTAGCATTAGGAACAATACTCTAGTTAAAATACTTACCATCCTCCCAAAATTGCAATAAATTTGTTGATTTTGCAGACTAAATgcttaatattttttattaaaaaaggtGTCTCAGGTAGAAATAAAAGCATTGAAATTAATATtgacatttatttttttacatgtatGTACACATTAATTACCGTACCAAAATATTTCAGCTCCAAAATACTCAACAAAATAAAAGTACTGAGAAATTCTAGAGAGAGATGTATATAGCGCCATGCTATGAATCATAAAAGCCTGATGATTTTACACTGTGTGTATTTTAAGTCTTAAAAATTAGGTAATATCAGAGATTTTGCAAGAAAATTAACATGCAATATTTCTGCCATTTCTAGTTACACATATACATTTACTACTCTGCCAAAAAGCTCACAATCTGAAATGTATGTGATAAACAGTGTTATCCTCGTGAAATACAGGGGATTACACTGTTGAGATTTGTCACTGAAATTGTGGAACCAATACTACTATTAGAATCCAAAACTACAATGCTATACATAACATCTGTAATATCTATAGCTTTACACAAAGAAGCAATAACTAAAGTTATATTTGATATCTCTTTTTACTTAAATCTTAAGTATCTAGAAATCTGAACATCCAACCTACTGTTGATAGTAAAATTACTGTGTCATACATCTACATTTGTTTCAAATATGTGACATTATTTACAAcacatacaatatttttgtacTGCAACTACATGTATTAGGACACAGCTGGACAAACATCATGAGATCCCCTTTGCGAAGTGTACTAATCAAACATGACGACATGTACTGGTAATTTGAGAATACCTCTATTTGAAACTGACAAAGCACAATTCATTCTTGCCTCAATTtattatgaagcatcttcagtcaaTACATGTCACACACAGTAAACATGTTACAATGACCTGTGACCGACTTGAGAATTAAATTCAGATCCATTTACTTTGATATTCAATGTGTTTCAGCAATGGAGAAACACAATGACATCAATAATCCTTTGTTGAAAActgaagactgtttacaattccacACTCTGAGGTCTACCTGCTCCTCTTATTTCTGATAGgttacagaaacaaagaaatacagtTTGCGTAAAAAGAAAACAATGTCACTTATTTCACGATTTCAAAAATCGAGCTTGTCTCAATGTTCAACAACATATTTTGCGCCATGTACAACTTATATTCTATGACCTTCAGTTCAGTTTTAGCAGAGTCACAATCAAATTATCTCTCTAATCAGTCCATTTACCACGTGTCTTTCCCCTATTACTATTTGTTTTCTTGGCTGATTACATTTTTGGTCTACATAACAACCTGCTCTGCATATTATCTATTATTTTCCTTCCAAATAATTTGAGCCTATTGTCTGTTTTAGTAAACATATCATTTATATCATTTGAGAGTAGAGAAACATTCAAATAGAATTCTTGAATTTCAACATAATCCATATAAGCACTAATGAAGAATTTATTCTTTCTTCGCCATTCCGTTTTTGAGAtgagcacctgatttctttgtttACAAGGATAACCATCCTACCCATGAAATCTTCCTTTATTTGCCATAAGGATGTACATTAAGTTATAACTACTTCAATGCAAAGCCAATTTATACCCTTGAGATGTGTATTTACACTGCTGTTTAATTAAATTCATAAAAACAGTTGCttgtagttacaaaaaaaaaatcatggactGTAAACAACTAAAGTTCATATAACAAGTAAATTTGTCGTTTCTATTTTCTTACACTGCAGATATTAAACATAAATTGTAAAGACTCTCACAAGTGAAAGCTTTTACATTGTATGCACCTCTCAACCAAAGTTGTACTATAACAACCTCCTCTTGTATAGTTATTAATCTAATAGAGCAGTGTatccatagtaaaaaaaaaaaaaaaaacacacacacacacacacacacacacacacacacacacacacacacacacacacacaccagaacaaGACAAAATATGATTTATGTAGAGCCACAAATAGCTAACTCTACAGTCTCATCTTTAAAGTGGAGTTCTCAATGTCGTGTATCTGTTTCCCTTTTTCATGAATACCACATATAACAAATTGTTTTAGTTTTCCTTCTCTTAATGTCTTGTATGTTGACTATTTGTTTTCTTTGATATtaaattctttcttttgtgttttttCTCTTAATACTTAATTATCTTtaaacacatttcacataattctcaaAATGTATACCAATGTGAAAATAAAGCACTTTCAACActttgtaaaataaatgaatatgtCTAAGCCTAAATACACTTGAATATGGTTTTTTTTTAGTTGTAGCACGTAACAAGAGCTCCAGATTAATCAAAAATATCTCTGAAATAACTATGCACGATATATTTCTAGTTTCTAAGTATGTAGGCATTTTACGTTAAAATCATCCTCTTACCATCGGTCACCATCTAGGTTGGAGGAATAACCCAGCTCATGGTTacaaaaactgataaaattgtATAAAGTTTGTcacacaaataaacaataaaattaaattatttcagaaataaaCTTTTGTATATTCAACTCAGTGACTTTTTAATATCTGGTATATTAAATTATACAGTGATACACTAAACTCTAGCAAGTTAAAACTCTCTGAATTATagtacataaaaaagtaaaaaacctTTCTGAGACTGCTCTCAAGTACAATGTTTAATACACAATAGAATGACATGGTATACCCATCACTGAAAACTAGGTACACATACTTTATGGTATCAGATACAACACACAAACAATTTTTTCTTTGTACAAATCCATGTCATTTTACAACACACAATGTTACGTCATATTTTTTTGAATGAATCATTTTTGCCAGAGACTGAGAATAAACATGATGCTCCTGCACTAAAAATTGACTTCTTATACAGAGGTTGCATGACAAACAGTACATAAAGTTGCAGTGAACATTCTCCCAACCAATATCCACAGCTATCTTCTACCAATCACATTATCATTAAGTTAGTTACAGAGACACCCTTTTGGTACCTAAACTTTAGTCCTTTTTCTCTAGTAAGAAAACGGTTAAGAAATACAACTGACAGTCTTTCCTCAATATGTTAGAGCAACAAAACAAGTAACTCCTCAAATAAGGTACATCTCCCCTTTCTATATGTATTCTGTTTTGAAGACAGTTCAATTTTTCTTCAACACTACAGACTTTCTGATTGACACTTAGCAGTGACCCAAACACATAACACAAAAACAGTCCATTTGATGGCACTCATCTCACACATTTGTAAACATGGCAAACAATTTAAATTTGTAAAACCATATTGTAATGAATAGATGCAGAGCTGGTACAACATTACAAACtgtgaaatatgaaataattttataccTGTGTTCCATAAACTTAGCTATGTACACATTACCAAGAAATCATTAATGTAAACCAACATTTACACACGGGACAAGCTTCAATGAATTCAAAATCAGATACTTGAAGCACTGAAACTTTCAGATTCAATCCAAACAAAATTCTTCAAGAATCACGACTTTTACAACAACACTGATAGCCTGCCAGTATTGGTACTTTTACATGAAATCTAATTCATCATCAGATATTGGTTCCAGGCCAGCAATGTCATTATCTCCTGAATCAGGTAAATTTAGATTGTCCTTTAACATTTCATCACTATCAGCTCTCATTTTTGCGCGGCATTCATCAATAACTTTCTCATTCATTCCATTTAAACCTACTGCTAATGGAGGTTTCACATTGTCTGCAATCTCTGCCTCCTGGATTTCATTTTGTCCTTTTGTTAATGTTTCTACATTCCTATCAGCACAATCTGGTTCTTGTAAGATAGAATGATCTCCAACCTCCTGAAGTATTTGTTCATCTTCCTCAAAAACATCTGGCACAGTGTGCCGGACGTTAAAAGAGAGGTTTTCAACCCCTACTAATGATGGGCAACAATCTGAAATGCCAGCAGTTATTTCACTATTTGTGCTAAGATCACTCGTAGGAACAAACGGAATGTCTGTGCCAACCTCATCACCAGAAACCAATGCATCACCTTCACTGCTGGCATCAAGAGCAACCACTACTTCATTGCTAGCAACTTCACTAGCACTCACAAGTTCAACTTCATGATCAGCATTTGCAGTCTCTAGCCCTTGCCTAGCTTTCTCTACCTCAGCCTCACTGTTAACATCCTCAGTCTCAATTTTACAGTTTACATCATCATCAGTTTTGTCTTCACATGTTGAAACTACTTTCTGTGTACCACAGCATGAATCTGTAATCTCAATCTCTTGAGCTGTTGTTCCAGCCTCAACTACTTCACTTTTTCCAGTTGTGTCAACTCCACAGTTGGAAATCAGAGGTTCCATTTCACTCTCCTTCGTATCAACCAAATTATTAGAATCTACAGACTGAGCCCTCTGATCAACATCCACTGGTGTGCCCTCTTTAGCAGATTCTTGGACAGTATGCTGGTGACTCTCATCTGAATTGTTAGTACCATCATGATCAGTACATGGACTGCAGTCATCAACACCAACATCTTTGGAGTTAGTATCATTAGTGGCTTTCATCTCAAGACCATCATCATTAAAGGTTTGAATCTTCTGAGAAGCAAACTCGATACTTAACTCGTTATTGGGATTCAGAACTTGCTGTTCATGCTCTGTATCCAGAGTCTCTGTTTGAAGCACATTTTCTGCTTCATGACTAGCATTCAGAGCATCCAGATTGTGACCAGAATCTGGACTTTCTACCTCTTGCTCAACATTGTCAATCTTTAGCTCAGGACCACTATCCAATGTGGCAGAAATTTCCTCATATTCTATGTCATGGCCACTATCTGAAACAACAATCTTGTTATCTAATTTAGAAGAAACATCACAGGTGGTATTAATATTTCCCTTATAACTACTGTCAGTCTCTTGACTGGCATCACAGACACCATCAGGTTGAGTAAGCAGGTCCAGTTCTGTATCCTTGACTTCTGAACTGTCACAAATATATTTGTGGCCATTAAGTTCATCCAGTTTTGGCACTGTATCATTACTATTTTTTCCAGAATCTATCTCCATGCACTCTACTGTATCTGCTTCTGATGGTGAATGCACTTCAATGCTTCTACTGCCTGTTTCGGTAACACCAACTATGTCATCTGATGCAGTGATAAGCATTTCATTTGCTTCTTTATTCTCAACCAGAAGAACATCTTTTATTAAGCCATTCTCAGTAGCACCTGCCTCATCTTCACAAATTTCATTCTGTAATACATCCGCTAAAGAATCTTTTGTAGAATTAACTTCATTTTCATTATTAGCTGCTAGTACAAGATCTGTTGGAGGTGCCACTTCACCTAGAGCATGAGTTTCATTTTCAGGCTGGCTGCTTGTTTCAACAGAcgtatttgtgttacatttttcagAGGCATTGCTTTCTATTTTTGCTATTTCACTAACTTCATCTGAGTTCTGTTTATTCAGTAGGTCTGAATTATCTACACACTCAACCTGCTCAATAATTATCTTTCCATTTATCTCACTGCCAGTCTCTCCCTCCATTATTTCTATAGGCTTTTTATCAACTTGTTCCTCATTTACTATGTTTTCAGTGATATCTTCAGAGTGAAAAATTTTGTCACTTTTGAATTGTTCCTTTTTATGACATTCTAACACAGTGTCCTTATCATTACATTCTAACACTGTCTCATCATCACGACATATCTCTGATGGTAGTTCCCTCTCATCACACTTGTCATTATTACCACATGTTTCCACAATTTCATGCGTAACTGTGCTGTTTGTTGTACCCAACATAACCTGCTTTTCTTGGTCAGTGGctttttgttctccctcatttaCACTTTCCACAAGAACTGAAATGCTGTGTTTATCTCCACTGTCAACTTTATACTTGTGTTGTGGACTGGCTCCTGCACTATCAATACAATACGCATCATGGTGCCCAACATTCTGATTTACTGTCTCAATTTGTGACTGTTTACAGCTACTTTCTGAAGCTATACTGCCTTTTACAGATATCACAGAATCATCTTTTGTAATACTGTTTGGAAAATCTTTGTTACCTCCAAGTGAAATGTCATCTGTCATACGCATGTCATCAGAAGTCTTGTCTTCGAGGACATTATTTCCACCCACTGCAATTTCATGAGTACTGTcttccaaattttgatttttattatCTGTAATGTCGGTAGAAAGTTCCAAAATACTCTCCTTAGCACTGGTGAGACACACTGTTTCATCATGTGACTGTACTTGTTGACTTCCATCAAGAACTTCCGATTCATTATCAACAAGCTGTTTTCTATTACCTTCATCATCTTCAAAATCTTTTAATTTAGTAACTTCATCTTCAATATTATTAACACTAGAAGTTTCACTGTCCCAATCCTTGTGGCTATTATTTAATTCCACATCACCTGGCAATTTAATGTTAGTATCTGCCTGGTCAGTATCACTTGACGTTTTTGTATCGGTCTTTGcttcattttctacaacaattttaTCTCCATAGTTCAGctgatgcagtatttcttctggatTGTGTGTTTCTCCTTTTAAATATTGAGTTACTGCTTCAGCAGTTTCACTAGGAACTACCGTTGCCAAATTTTGGGTAACTGAAGTGTGCTGCAGGGTATTCATGCCATAAGGAGGTTTCTCCATTGATGACTTACTTGTTTTATCAATACCTGAATTAACTGCATCTGCTGTTTGTCTCAAATTCCTGATTCCCGTAACTGATATCAGATCTTCTTCTGAACTCTCACCAAAAATTTCTTCCAGAAGCACAGCAATTTCATCTGAACTTTTCGGCTTTTTAGCTATTTCTGGGGAACAGACAGAAGAACTTTCTTTGGACAATTCAATCTCTGCTTTGGATGCTTTTGAGTTCTCAAGAATGGGGTCTGTTTTATTTTTATCCATCTCAGCAGGTGGACATATATCTGCATCACTACGTATCCTCTGCTGACTGTGTTCAATGTCCTGTTTCTTTAACACAGGAACAGCGTCACAATTATCAAATGGGATACTTTTCTCGTGGTCAGTATCATGCATTTCACCAGTCTCCACCATTTCAAGAGACTTATTTACATTTGACTTTCTCTCTTCGTCAGTATTTTCAAGGTTTTCAACCTGTATAGCATCTGTATCTTCATCTTTCCTCTCTACAGTTTGCACTGTTCCAATATCAGCTCCTGCATTCATTTCAGTATTACTGCCATCATATGTCATGTTCATCTCGTATGTTACACCTTTCTGTATTTCACTATCACTGCTGCAAATATTTAATGAAGAAAAATCATCTTCCCTTATTAATGAAAGCACACCCTGAGGGCTATCACATTTGTGTAAAACAAGAACAGGCTGCCTTCCAGTATGTGAAAGTTCATGCAACCTTTCCTCTGCAAGACTACTGTACTTATTATTGCACATGTCACATTTGTAAGTGAGATTTTTAGCTCTTGTGAATTCTTTTTCTACAGCTGTTTGTTTTCTTCTTACAGGCACTCTTTCTATTTTACGCTTCTTTACGCCTGGTGACTTGTCTGGCAGATCCATTTTTCTCTTCCTAGATGCAGCAGTTTTTTCCGACAATGGAGATGTGTCCAATGTATTAACATCAGATTTCTTAATATGTTGTACAGTTGTTATCTTTGAATGCAATTTACCAAAAACTGACTTGCTGCCTCCATGGGATAAACTCTTCCTGTTTTTGAAATCATTACCAGTTTTTCTTGTTAACACACTTTTTGCATGAGGCCTTTCCCCTGGTTTACCATACTTCGGTAGCACACTACCTTTACGAGAGATCACAGTATTCGGTTTATTCTTCTCAAGAATGAGTTGTGTCTTTTTATTATTAGTTAGACTACTTTTAGCAACAGCAGCTTCTGGTAACATTTTCCTCAATGCCACAGATCTTATTTGTGAAAGTCTTATTTTAGAAGTGTTTCTATCACCTTTAGTTTCTAAATTGGATAATGCAATTTTTGCTTTTCCTGAAGAAATTACTTGTTTTTGGCCCTTTCTTAACAAACCAGGTAGGTTTTCATTTTTACTCTGGATTCGAACAGGAAGTGCAGATTTACTCAAGTTATTTGAAGTGCTACTTCCTCTTTTTGTTCTCGTTCCAGATGTTTCATTGCTATTTCTTCTTAAGATCCTTATTTCAGAAGCAGTTTCAGTATTTATAGAATTTCTTCTTGAAACTCTAGCAGGTGTAGTTTCAGTACTTGTGCTACTTCTCCGTGACGTTTTCTTCCCTCCTTCAATTTCAGCATTTACACTACTACTTCGTGACACCATCTTTTCTGATGCAGTCTCCACCATCATTTTCGTTCTTTGTGGTGTTTTTTTCTGTGAAGTAATTTCAGCATTCATGCTGCTTCTTCGGGACTTCCTCtcagatgaaatttcagtgttcatGCTACTTCTCTCAGACTTCTCTGTTGAAGATTCGACATTCTCACTGCCTTTCTCTTTCTGTATCGTTCTCTTCTCGGATGGAACTTCAGTGTTCAAGCCATTTTTTCGTAAAGTTTTCTTTTCTGATGCTGATTCATTATTACTGCTGCTTCTTCTGGAAGTTCTTGTTTTTGTTATGGTTTCAGTGCTTAGACTATTTTTCCTAGAAACTCTTCTTTCTGGTAATCTTTGAGCATTCACTTTCAATGGTGAAACTGATAACTTTTTCCCTAGTTTCTCCTGCTCAGTGTTTTCTGCAGTAGATTGGTCACTTGTCCTCCTATAACTCTTCTCATTTTTGTTACTTATGGTTACATCAGTAGTTACGCTCGACACATTTCTGGAGTTAGAAGCAGCCCGAGTCCTTTCTTTTGCACCTGTTTCATTCAGTTGTCTGctatttatttcaaaaatttgtttacCGTCTTTGCATTGTTGTTCTTTGGATGTATTTACAAATTCTACTGGAAATGTTGAGCTGCCACCTCTACGTGCTCTCTTTGGCTGCACAATCATTTCATTAGCTGTATCATTTAGAACAACCTGAGATTCATTAAATTTGCGTTTGAGAGATCTCTGTGACAGAAAACCTTTGCCGAAAGGATGGCCAGCAGGATATCTCGACACATCGAAAAGCTTCACCAGACATTTCTTAACTGTTGGTGAAGTTGCTCTAGGTAATACAGGTTGTGTGGCTAAATGTACCTCTTTAGGTTTCTTTTTTGACCAACAAGAGTCACAAATTTTTACACCAAGAGCACCTCTCAATCGTAGTTTATCACGATCAAACACCACAGATTTACATTCAGCACAGCACCTGCTAGCCTTACGGTTCTCTCTCACTTTACTCAACATTGTTGGAGTGCTTTCTTTATGTGGTGGTATGTTGGTGTTCACACGTTTTCTTGACACTGCACTGTCAACACTCATTATGTCTGAATCACAGTTTGTAGGTTGCTTGTTTCTACAAGATAACGAACCAATGTCCTCTTTACGATTCTGCCATGCACCAGTTCTCAGAGCTTTTCCAACTTCCTCTGTAACTTGTATGCATCTGGTCTTTGTTTCTGTAAGCCCACCTCTGAGTGGTGGCCTACTTAAATCCTCACCTTTTAATCTGTTTTTACTTGATTTTCGTCCTTTTTTAAGATTGTTTGAAACCACTACCTCTTCATGAGCCAAAAATACTGGAGCCTCATCTCTCAAAATTGTTTTCAAAGTTTGTTTTCTTCTGTCATGCCTTCCAGTTATAACCCTTATTTTTGTGTCTGTGTCAGAAAGTTTATTGTTAGGTTGAATTTCAACTGATTTCCTTGTAGAAATTCGTGTCATGGGCAAGCTGTTGTttctgaaacagaaaataaaatcagtttttttaCACACAACATAACAAGCAGAGCAGTTTCTTTACAATGATTCCCTCCGAAATACCAAGTTTCTCTTAACTAGATTTAATACTGAAAAAACAAATATAAGAAGAAGGATCAGAGTGGAAGAGAGCCACTGATATTGGTGGTAACTTCAAATGGACTCAAGTATTTACACTAAACATTCACTTCATGCAACATTTGCTGTCCACAATTTCATTTCCTCTACTACTTTCATTATTTGATCTTTTTTTCT
It contains:
- the LOC126475433 gene encoding uncharacterized protein LOC126475433 isoform X1, whose amino-acid sequence is MSHKVNNSLPMTRISTRKSVEIQPNNKLSDTDTKIRVITGRHDRRKQTLKTILRDEAPVFLAHEEVVVSNNLKKGRKSSKNRLKGEDLSRPPLRGGLTETKTRCIQVTEEVGKALRTGAWQNRKEDIGSLSCRNKQPTNCDSDIMSVDSAVSRKRVNTNIPPHKESTPTMLSKVRENRKASRCCAECKSVVFDRDKLRLRGALGVKICDSCWSKKKPKEVHLATQPVLPRATSPTVKKCLVKLFDVSRYPAGHPFGKGFLSQRSLKRKFNESQVVLNDTANEMIVQPKRARRGGSSTFPVEFVNTSKEQQCKDGKQIFEINSRQLNETGAKERTRAASNSRNVSSVTTDVTISNKNEKSYRRTSDQSTAENTEQEKLGKKLSVSPLKVNAQRLPERRVSRKNSLSTETITKTRTSRRSSSNNESASEKKTLRKNGLNTEVPSEKRTIQKEKGSENVESSTEKSERSSMNTEISSERKSRRSSMNAEITSQKKTPQRTKMMVETASEKMVSRSSSVNAEIEGGKKTSRRSSTSTETTPARVSRRNSINTETASEIRILRRNSNETSGTRTKRGSSTSNNLSKSALPVRIQSKNENLPGLLRKGQKQVISSGKAKIALSNLETKGDRNTSKIRLSQIRSVALRKMLPEAAVAKSSLTNNKKTQLILEKNKPNTVISRKGSVLPKYGKPGERPHAKSVLTRKTGNDFKNRKSLSHGGSKSVFGKLHSKITTVQHIKKSDVNTLDTSPLSEKTAASRKRKMDLPDKSPGVKKRKIERVPVRRKQTAVEKEFTRAKNLTYKCDMCNNKYSSLAEERLHELSHTGRQPVLVLHKCDSPQGVLSLIREDDFSSLNICSSDSEIQKGVTYEMNMTYDGSNTEMNAGADIGTVQTVERKDEDTDAIQVENLENTDEERKSNVNKSLEMVETGEMHDTDHEKSIPFDNCDAVPVLKKQDIEHSQQRIRSDADICPPAEMDKNKTDPILENSKASKAEIELSKESSSVCSPEIAKKPKSSDEIAVLLEEIFGESSEEDLISVTGIRNLRQTADAVNSGIDKTSKSSMEKPPYGMNTLQHTSVTQNLATVVPSETAEAVTQYLKGETHNPEEILHQLNYGDKIVVENEAKTDTKTSSDTDQADTNIKLPGDVELNNSHKDWDSETSSVNNIEDEVTKLKDFEDDEGNRKQLVDNESEVLDGSQQVQSHDETVCLTSAKESILELSTDITDNKNQNLEDSTHEIAVGGNNVLEDKTSDDMRMTDDISLGGNKDFPNSITKDDSVISVKGSIASESSCKQSQIETVNQNVGHHDAYCIDSAGASPQHKYKVDSGDKHSISVLVESVNEGEQKATDQEKQVMLGTTNSTVTHEIVETCGNNDKCDERELPSEICRDDETVLECNDKDTVLECHKKEQFKSDKIFHSEDITENIVNEEQVDKKPIEIMEGETGSEINGKIIIEQVECVDNSDLLNKQNSDEVSEIAKIESNASEKCNTNTSVETSSQPENETHALGEVAPPTDLVLAANNENEVNSTKDSLADVLQNEICEDEAGATENGLIKDVLLVENKEANEMLITASDDIVGVTETGSRSIEVHSPSEADTVECMEIDSGKNSNDTVPKLDELNGHKYICDSSEVKDTELDLLTQPDGVCDASQETDSSYKGNINTTCDVSSKLDNKIVVSDSGHDIEYEEISATLDSGPELKIDNVEQEVESPDSGHNLDALNASHEAENVLQTETLDTEHEQQVLNPNNELSIEFASQKIQTFNDDGLEMKATNDTNSKDVGVDDCSPCTDHDGTNNSDESHQHTVQESAKEGTPVDVDQRAQSVDSNNLVDTKESEMEPLISNCGVDTTGKSEVVEAGTTAQEIEITDSCCGTQKVVSTCEDKTDDDVNCKIETEDVNSEAEVEKARQGLETANADHEVELVSASEVASNEVVVALDASSEGDALVSGDEVGTDIPFVPTSDLSTNSEITAGISDCCPSLVGVENLSFNVRHTVPDVFEEDEQILQEVGDHSILQEPDCADRNVETLTKGQNEIQEAEIADNVKPPLAVGLNGMNEKVIDECRAKMRADSDEMLKDNLNLPDSGDNDIAGLEPISDDELDFM
- the LOC126475433 gene encoding uncharacterized protein LOC126475433 isoform X2, with translation MTRISTRKSVEIQPNNKLSDTDTKIRVITGRHDRRKQTLKTILRDEAPVFLAHEEVVVSNNLKKGRKSSKNRLKGEDLSRPPLRGGLTETKTRCIQVTEEVGKALRTGAWQNRKEDIGSLSCRNKQPTNCDSDIMSVDSAVSRKRVNTNIPPHKESTPTMLSKVRENRKASRCCAECKSVVFDRDKLRLRGALGVKICDSCWSKKKPKEVHLATQPVLPRATSPTVKKCLVKLFDVSRYPAGHPFGKGFLSQRSLKRKFNESQVVLNDTANEMIVQPKRARRGGSSTFPVEFVNTSKEQQCKDGKQIFEINSRQLNETGAKERTRAASNSRNVSSVTTDVTISNKNEKSYRRTSDQSTAENTEQEKLGKKLSVSPLKVNAQRLPERRVSRKNSLSTETITKTRTSRRSSSNNESASEKKTLRKNGLNTEVPSEKRTIQKEKGSENVESSTEKSERSSMNTEISSERKSRRSSMNAEITSQKKTPQRTKMMVETASEKMVSRSSSVNAEIEGGKKTSRRSSTSTETTPARVSRRNSINTETASEIRILRRNSNETSGTRTKRGSSTSNNLSKSALPVRIQSKNENLPGLLRKGQKQVISSGKAKIALSNLETKGDRNTSKIRLSQIRSVALRKMLPEAAVAKSSLTNNKKTQLILEKNKPNTVISRKGSVLPKYGKPGERPHAKSVLTRKTGNDFKNRKSLSHGGSKSVFGKLHSKITTVQHIKKSDVNTLDTSPLSEKTAASRKRKMDLPDKSPGVKKRKIERVPVRRKQTAVEKEFTRAKNLTYKCDMCNNKYSSLAEERLHELSHTGRQPVLVLHKCDSPQGVLSLIREDDFSSLNICSSDSEIQKGVTYEMNMTYDGSNTEMNAGADIGTVQTVERKDEDTDAIQVENLENTDEERKSNVNKSLEMVETGEMHDTDHEKSIPFDNCDAVPVLKKQDIEHSQQRIRSDADICPPAEMDKNKTDPILENSKASKAEIELSKESSSVCSPEIAKKPKSSDEIAVLLEEIFGESSEEDLISVTGIRNLRQTADAVNSGIDKTSKSSMEKPPYGMNTLQHTSVTQNLATVVPSETAEAVTQYLKGETHNPEEILHQLNYGDKIVVENEAKTDTKTSSDTDQADTNIKLPGDVELNNSHKDWDSETSSVNNIEDEVTKLKDFEDDEGNRKQLVDNESEVLDGSQQVQSHDETVCLTSAKESILELSTDITDNKNQNLEDSTHEIAVGGNNVLEDKTSDDMRMTDDISLGGNKDFPNSITKDDSVISVKGSIASESSCKQSQIETVNQNVGHHDAYCIDSAGASPQHKYKVDSGDKHSISVLVESVNEGEQKATDQEKQVMLGTTNSTVTHEIVETCGNNDKCDERELPSEICRDDETVLECNDKDTVLECHKKEQFKSDKIFHSEDITENIVNEEQVDKKPIEIMEGETGSEINGKIIIEQVECVDNSDLLNKQNSDEVSEIAKIESNASEKCNTNTSVETSSQPENETHALGEVAPPTDLVLAANNENEVNSTKDSLADVLQNEICEDEAGATENGLIKDVLLVENKEANEMLITASDDIVGVTETGSRSIEVHSPSEADTVECMEIDSGKNSNDTVPKLDELNGHKYICDSSEVKDTELDLLTQPDGVCDASQETDSSYKGNINTTCDVSSKLDNKIVVSDSGHDIEYEEISATLDSGPELKIDNVEQEVESPDSGHNLDALNASHEAENVLQTETLDTEHEQQVLNPNNELSIEFASQKIQTFNDDGLEMKATNDTNSKDVGVDDCSPCTDHDGTNNSDESHQHTVQESAKEGTPVDVDQRAQSVDSNNLVDTKESEMEPLISNCGVDTTGKSEVVEAGTTAQEIEITDSCCGTQKVVSTCEDKTDDDVNCKIETEDVNSEAEVEKARQGLETANADHEVELVSASEVASNEVVVALDASSEGDALVSGDEVGTDIPFVPTSDLSTNSEITAGISDCCPSLVGVENLSFNVRHTVPDVFEEDEQILQEVGDHSILQEPDCADRNVETLTKGQNEIQEAEIADNVKPPLAVGLNGMNEKVIDECRAKMRADSDEMLKDNLNLPDSGDNDIAGLEPISDDELDFM